The DNA window CGATGTGCCACCGCCCGAGGTGCCCAGGTTCGCGGTCGCGCCCCGCAGATGGGTGGTCGAGCGGACCTTCGCCTGGCTGGGCCGCTACCGCCGCCTGAGCAGGGACTACGAGTACCTCACGGCCACATCCGAGGCGGTCATCCAGCTGGCCATGATCCAGCTGCTGCTCCGTCGACTGACCAGGTCATGAGCCTTTTCAGACGCCCTCTAACGAGTCTCGCGCTATAGAACGGCATGCTCGTGCTGGTGTGCGAGGATCCCAATATGTCCACCATGCCGAGCGGTCGGCGGACGCGCAGGGGCCCGCGCCGCGACCGTGACGCCCAAGAACAGCTGCGGCTACGAGCGGCCGAGTTGTTCGCCCGCCAGGTCCCCCAGGCCGAGATCGCCCGAGAGCTGGGCACGCACCGGCGCAATGTGAGCCGCTGGTATCGGCGCTGGCAGCAAGATGGCGACCAGGCGCTGCGCAGCCGCGGGCCGCCGGGCCGCACCCCGAAGGTGACCCGCGAGCAGCTCGCCGAGGTCGAGCAGGCGCTGCTCGCTGGCGCCCGCGCCAGCGGATTCCCCGCTGACGTGTGGACGCTGGCGCGGGTGGCACAGGTGATCGAACGGCTGACCGGGGTCACCCACCACCCCGGACATGGATGGCGGCCGCTGCGCCAGCTGGCTGGAGCGTGCGGCGGCCCGCCCGCCGCGCCGCCGAGCGTGACGATCAGGCCGTCGAGCAGTGGGTCAAACAGGACTGGCCGAGGATCAAAAAGGGGCGGCCCGGCGCAAGGCGAGCATCGTCTTCTGGGACGAGTCCGGGGCGTCGCTGATTCCCATGGTCCGGCGGACCTGGGCGCCGAAGGGCCGGACCCCGGTGCTGCGCCACCCGTTCAACTGGAAGCGAGCCTCGATGGCGGCCGCGCTGTGCATCCGCCCTGGTGGTGGCGGTGCCCAAGTCGCCTTCCACGTCCAGCCCGGCAGCTACGACACCGACACCCTCATCGTGGCGCTCGGCGAGCTGCGCCGCTTCCTGGCCGGGGAGAGGGCGACCCTGGTCTGGGACGGACTGCCCGCCCATCGCAGCCGCAAGATGCACGCCTGGCTGGGCCAGCAGCGGCCCTGGTTGGTCGTCGAGCGGCTCCCCGCGTACGCGCCCGACCTCAACCCGGTCGAGGGGCTGTGGTCCAACCTCAAGGGCGTGGAGCTGGCCAATCTCGTCACCGAGCATCTTGGCGACATCATGCGCGCCGCCCACGCCGGCATCGACCGTATCCGCCGCACCCCGCACCTGGCCTACTCGTTCCTACGCCACGCCGGTCTGTCGGTCT is part of the Actinomycetota bacterium genome and encodes:
- a CDS encoding transposase; amino-acid sequence: MGQTGLAEDQKGAARRKASIVFWDESGASLIPMVRRTWAPKGRTPVLRHPFNWKRASMAAALCIRPGGGGAQVAFHVQPGSYDTDTLIVALGELRRFLAGERATLVWDGLPAHRSRKMHAWLGQQRPWLVVERLPAYAPDLNPVEGLWSNLKGVELANLVTEHLGDIMRAAHAGIDRIRRTPHLAYSFLRHAGLSV